One Apis cerana isolate GH-2021 linkage group LG15, AcerK_1.0, whole genome shotgun sequence DNA window includes the following coding sequences:
- the LOC108000718 gene encoding origin recognition complex subunit 2: MSTTENLRRSSRIKARVKEEKLKKNTSFSSDEDNNVNSISAIENELKDVEENIQKPVELFSNDDISGEALYKFQTSSKRNAMTQKAHLCRTPININTLPTVKIVLERIDLNNKKQLKTFKKYQELSEASVNPQKNRFGLTSSESESISEPSDYIPSEDSEDETNDSENIESSDDEKDKEKIKFQRSKIILHSNLLSTPKRISKKNKPSIIHKDFHMQTDEYFVTQSEKIITSDRTLEYLRNSRLTKEKLEQLLANQNYVSSQHKKNIYSLTKNYTTLFPMWYFIMEQGYTVLLYGVGSKRCLINDFHKNISYHPSLIINGFFPSLTTKDILDSIITDLLELNCSGNTIECIELIENALVKNPQDRLYLLIHNIDGIMLRSNKVQDLLSCLASIPNIRILASVDHINAPLLWDHTKHSKFNFFWWDTTTFLPYQEETSYESSLLVQQTGALALSSLHNVFLSLTSNAKSIYILLAKYQLSNNNNVNFTGNSKFVKKMTHKMI, translated from the exons ATGTCTACTACTGAAAATTTACGACGATCTTCTCGAATAAAAGCTCGTGTTAAAG aagaaaaattaaaaaaaaatacttcattTAGTTCTGATGaagataataatgtaaattcaaTAAGTGCAATAGAAAATGAACTTAAGGatgtagaagaaaatatacaaaaaccagttg aattattttcaaatgatgATATTAGTGGAGaagcattatataaatttcaaacatctAGTAAACGAAATGCCATGACACAAAAAGCACATTTATGTCGTACacctattaatattaatacattaccTACAGTTAAAATAGTTCTTGAaagaatagatttaaataataaaaaacaattgaaaactTTTAAGAAATATCAAGAACTTTCAGAAG ctTCTGTTAACCctcaaaaaaatagatttggaTTAACTTCAAGTGAAAGTGAAAGTATATCTGAACCTAGTGATTATATTCCTTCTGAAGATAGTGAAGATGAAACAAATGATAGTGAGAATATAGAATCTAGCGATGATGAaaaggataaagaaaaaataaaatttcaaagatcaaaaattatattgcattcaaatttattaagtacACCAAAAAGAataagtaagaaaaataagccttcaataattcataaagatttt caTATGCAAACtgatgaatattttgtaacacaatcagaaaaaataattacatctgATCGAACATTAGAATATTTACGTAATTCTCGTttgacaaaagaaaaattggaacaatTGTTAgcaaatcaaaattatgtatCTTCACagcataaaaagaatatttattcattaactaaaaattatacaacatTATTTCCTATGTGGTACTTTATTATGGA aCAAGGTTATACTGTATTACTTTATGGTGTGGGCTCAAAAAgatgtttaattaatgattttcataaaaatatatcttatcacCCATCTCTAATAATAAATGGCTTTTTTCCCAGTTTAACTACAAAAGAT atattggaTAGTATAATTACTGATCTATTGGAATTAAATTGTTCTGGTAATACAATTGAATGTATAGAACTTATTGAAAATGCTTTGGTGAAAAATCCACAAGATagactttatttattaatacataatatagatGGTATAATGTTACGTTCTAATAAAGTTCAAGATTTATTGTCTTGTCTTGCAAGTATaccaaatattagaattttagcATCAGTTGATCATATCAATGCCCCACTTT taTGGGATCATACAAaacattctaaatttaatttcttttggtGGGACACAACAACATTTTTACCATATCAAGAAGAAACATCTTATGAAAGTTCACTTTTGGTTCAGCAAACTGGTGCTCTTGCTTTGTCATCTCTTcataatgtttttctttctttaacttCAAATGCTAaatcaatttacatattacTTGCTAAATATCAGTTGAgcaacaataataatgttaattttactggtaattcaaaatttgttaagaaaatgacacataaaatgatataa